CATCTTCATCTCTTCCAAATTCGGAGGTTCTCAGGCCATTGGAATTCTTGCTTCTTTCACCCTCTTGGTGGCCATGCTCAGCAACTTGGTCGTACTCCCAAGTCTGTTGCTGTCTTTTGAAAAACTCATGATGATCAGGACATTCAGAGAACCCTTGTTCGAGATCCTGGATGAAGAGACGGATATAGACCTCGAAGCCTTGGAGATCAGGCGAGAGGATTGAACTAGATTTGCCCAAGATCTTTTACGATGAAAGGAATTATTCTCGCAGGTGGCTCCGGTACCCGATTGCACCCACTGACACTGGTAGTGAGCAAGCAATTGATGCCGGTCTATGACAAACCCATGGTATACTATCCCCTGAGCACTCTCATGGTCTCAGGCATCAAGGATGTATTGATCATCTCCACACCCAAAGACCTTCCTAGTTTCCAGCGTCTACTTGGCGATGGTTCTCACCTAGGCTGCTCTTTCAGTTATGCCGAGCAACCGGAGCCCAAAGGACTGGCTCAGGCATTCACCATCGGGGCGGATTTCATCGGACGGGATAAAGCCTCGCTGATACTGGGAGATAATATCTTCTATGGGTCAGGTCTAGGGAACACCTTACGGGCCAACAATGATCCCGATGGAGGAGTCATCTATGCCTATCACGTTTCAGATCCAGAACGCTATGGGGTCGTGGAGTTCGATAAGGATAGAAATGCCATCTCTATCGAGGAGAAGCCGAAAGAACCGAAATCCAATTATGCCGTTCCGGGCCTGTACTTCTACGACAATGACGTAGTGGATATCGCACGCAATATCAAGCCCAGCTATAGAGGGGAATTAGAGATCACCGATGTCAACAAGGAGTATCTGAAGCGAGGTAAACTCAAGGTGGCAGTCATGAATAGAGGGACAGCTTGGCTGGATACTGGGACTTTTGCCAGTCTCATGCAAGCCGGCCAGTATGTGCAGGTGATCGAAGAACGACAAGGACAGAAGATCGGATGTATTGAAGAACTAGCCTACAGGATGGGCTATATCGATGCGGAGCAATTGCAGAAACTGGCCGAACCATTGGTAAAAAGCGGCTACGGTGAGTATCTGATGAATATCCTTCCTTGATGGAAAAGATCCTGAGCTACCGACCACAGATCGAAAGCTACATCGACACCTTCCTTGCAGAACACCAAGGAGCCATCTACGAACCCGTGCGATACATACTCGAGTTAGGTGGGAAGCGTCTACGGCCTGCTCTGGTTCTTGCCGCAGCCGATTCACTAGGAGCCGACTTAAATCGAGCTGTGCCTTTGGCTGCAGCCATCGAGGTCTTCCACAATTTCACACTTCTGCACGATGATATCATGGATGAAGCCGACTC
The genomic region above belongs to Flavobacteriales bacterium and contains:
- the rfbA gene encoding glucose-1-phosphate thymidylyltransferase RfbA, which translates into the protein MKGIILAGGSGTRLHPLTLVVSKQLMPVYDKPMVYYPLSTLMVSGIKDVLIISTPKDLPSFQRLLGDGSHLGCSFSYAEQPEPKGLAQAFTIGADFIGRDKASLILGDNIFYGSGLGNTLRANNDPDGGVIYAYHVSDPERYGVVEFDKDRNAISIEEKPKEPKSNYAVPGLYFYDNDVVDIARNIKPSYRGELEITDVNKEYLKRGKLKVAVMNRGTAWLDTGTFASLMQAGQYVQVIEERQGQKIGCIEELAYRMGYIDAEQLQKLAEPLVKSGYGEYLMNILP